From Pseudochaenichthys georgianus chromosome 15, fPseGeo1.2, whole genome shotgun sequence:
ttatatgtatagtaagtctttatattttaaacgcacactttatctttaattgtatcagcaccacgtcactattatttatttatatgtacaattttagcaagtttttatattgtcctgttcctgtaagccagtacaacgaaatttcgttttaatagtacactctgtgtcttgttgaaatgacaataaggtatgtctatgtctatgtcttatcgatccggtcctttaacattacttttatcggttcttttggagaaaaaaataaggtaaactaactaaacaaattgtgaacaaaactaacattactttttatttaaattaaatacataatatttcacatcaaaagaaacaacaatgttttaacaaatcatattaaataatgtgatgacagaactgtaaacagaacagctgaaactttaacaaaataaataactcagtttcctctaatcattaacccatgtttgtataatgtagttaactcggtgtgtCGCTGCtagcataacacctgacgtggaaacgttcctcgtggatggggggggggggctacagagctactagaaagacagtggaacccggtgcattcctccgtctggatgtggagcacttttgctaaatgtttagacaaattgctcgtgttaccgccctcacatgataaactcttattccacttttgataacgagtattgtccacatcgacacggctatagtttaaccacacctcggagagcgttctctccgccatctcctccgtgtgtgtgtgttgctgcatgttgtagcagctgcgtgtgtgtaaactgccccgccccctctcacacagacgggggcgagatctcttaaacggagttggcgacacttaaactgcaatgtaatgtttgtgtagcaataatacatacaacatatatcgggggcacaggttgtttatccttgacagtcgcacagtgggcaccactgagtgttttcatattcagcaaatgtgtacacgctaaactgcagacctcaagatgaaataatactttcattcactcacggcaaaagttactttacttactataaaaactcacggtaaaaaaatgcactgcctattccattgtcatgaaggtggaatctaactatatccagaatacgttttattggatccaggcaagaaagatgtttatttctgctgtaaagttgggcattttaacatgggggtctatgggaattgctcctttttgcatccatcccctgtcggccactagatgaactgcagtttgtggcacttccttctgggcttcccggctctgcgctatgaagcgctgattggctgtgggtgggccagacgtgcatgtgggtgggcccaggcccacccgggcccacccacagctacgccgcTGATCCTGCTGCAGAGGTCTACCGTTATGTTTGTGTAGCAGCAGGGAAACAAGGAAACATCCTGATGATGacttcatgtgtgtgtttgctctgACTGGAGCTGCACAGTGACCATCGGACAGGGTGGGGGGGCGATGGTAACTCCAGTCAGTCAAAGCTGTCTTTTTCTCCACAGGCGCGTCGTGTGTCACCGAGATCTCGGTCCTGATGGCGTGCTGGAAGCAGAACAGCTTTGTGGAGAGTGTGTGCTCCGCGGAGACGAAGGCCTTTTACAGCTGCGTGGACGAGGCTCAGGTACGTTGACCgcagcacaaacacacagcaaGAGGTCAGCATGTCCAAATGAAAATATGCTGAGGAATACTACAGGACCCTGAAGTAATGAGTTTTCCAATGCATCCTGGGTAATGCCACATTCACTGATGTATAACTTAAAAAGTACACACAATTATTTGTCTACAATCTagggcaggggtctgcaacctttttgaccaaaagagccattttgctcctttttccaaaacatttttttgtctggagccgcaaaacatatttcatagttttgtattcttatatcagacaaaaactacagttttttttgcatttattaggctatgtattacatgatataaaactgttaacctgtaataagaaacaaagaactcttataaggagaattaaaaataatacacaggcctactttaaaataaatgaaacacagcacttggggagtcctctgcacatttgaaggaaaaacaaatattattaaaatgggcccagtttgaaataaatgaaacatatatCTGCACCCTAATAAGAGTtcaaggtagggtaggtaagaatggagaaaccagctcgagtgcgctagaatttgaaaatacacaaccggaaaaaatatgcctcttccttcagacttcctcacagagcccctcctccaacacacacacgaacgcacacatgaccaatgagggcacgagataagtgtgtgcccagatggaaggctgacaggcaggtaggccatcagttattttagccgggccggctcagatgattggtcgtgctttttacagcgctacggcttccacagattaatgTTTGGatgtatttaatatattcattgctatcgggacgttaggaacattccatggaatataacaaaaagtgttttctgaaataaattacatacccattgaattatgactggatcgtcagctgtcttcctctcccgtgttgttcctcgatacgtaaaggctgcagcaccgTTGACAacgtctctctacatatcaaacataccggtaaaccagcatcgtttgctgtgaaagcatataactctatccacacagaattaaatcctgtgttcctccggtacttttctttgatttatccatagttcgctcatcgagccgggggtcaggttattcgcctccaagaaaaggcgctcgcgcgggaccggagcaggatgtgacgcaaattttagttgacctaattaaaaccgttttgttttttatttatgtgtcacagtatcgcctcaaaatacaagatgcgaaacattttcaaccatgcaacaaaatataaatagtcctacaaatacttttattttatttccttcttatttttgtctaagctcaagggagccagagcagagggcttaaagggtcgcatgcggcccgcgggttgccgacccctgacctAGGGCTTTTGAATattgataacatatttttcacaaCATTATTCTGGGGATTTTTTGATGGCGATGGTAAGCACTTAATTGTCAGCATTTGTGTTAGGCAGCTATCTCACCagttcagtcagtcagtctAAGTTTTTGTCAAAGGTTTAATGTCAGCTCCATGAAACTGGTGTCTGGCCTGTGGAAAGGTGTTGGTCAGCCCTTCCACTAACACTTGACCCATTGAAATATCAAAGTGATCTGACCTCTCGGAGAGCATGAGCAAGCTGTGCTGCAGATGTGCAAACGTTTCCTCGGCTAGTAGTACTTATTAACCCATGACTTAATAAAAGCACTGCTAACAAACCGTGTTCCTCTCTCACAGGCTGCTAAGAAGAACACGTCTGAGCTGAGCGGCGTGCAGGGGGAGCGGCTCCCCCCAAAACAAGCCACCCTCCTGCTGAAGAGATTCCCCAACCTGCGCACAGAGATCTAGGAAACAGACTTTCATGCATAACTCATACAGACCTGAAATGTGCAGCCTTAAGAGGATGTCATGATGGTGAGGAGATGCCGACGGCTGTATGACTCAACAACAGAATCTATTACATTAATGAAGGAAGGAGCTTAAGGACTTCTCATCACGAAACCCCAGTAGCGTCATGGTGCAGACTTTGTATTCACAACACACTGTGTTTTATGGTTTGAAAAATAATGTGACTTTCTCCTCGTGTCCTCATTTTGTCTCAATCCAATTTAGCAGAGTGGACTCTCGGGTCAGATGGTATTATTCCAACTGATGCAATTCTTCTTCTTTGGTTTCTTGGCTCCTGGCTGCAGCTTACCGTTATCACTGTACATTAACGTGCCTCGTCATTCCTGTGGTTAAGAGGTGTTCAGATAGAAGCACCCTGTAAACACAGATGAGCAGTAAGCAGCGCTCAGTGGGGTGATATGGATTTATACTGTCAATAAAATATTCTGACCAATCAGGTGTTTCTTTCCTCTCTTTCACAGCGCCCCGCTTCCATACTCCATACAGCTTTAAAGCCTGACTTGTGTTAACAGTACAAAGTGACAAATCAAATAACTAATCATTGCTAAATATCCTTTGTGTAATCTATTTTTCCCAGAATGCATTCTACAAATGGAGGAGGGCTCAGTTATCGAACTTGGTGAGAGAGCTCCAGAAATATCTTGGAGACTAATTTATGAAATGTGTAGAACGTTTTCTCTTCAAAGGGACCATGTGAAGGGTGGATGTTTATCATTTCCCTTTGCAATAGCAAGTGACACATTGACTGATTGTGAAGTAGTTTAGTGAGCAGTAGGTGTGGTAGCTTCATCTGTCCTCAGTCACAACTGCAGCTTTGTCCAGGACAGTCACAacgtcaccaaaatcacactggtaataataaataatccttatatttattatagcgctttacaaatacacatacagatcatacatgtaatggtcataaCCGGGGACAATGCCCACAGTGGGGTTGCATGTTCCCCTCTAGTGTATTCTCACtaaagcatttcactctggaGGGGCTTCCATATCCGGTATATAAGGTTGCTCACCCATTGATATGTCTTTGCACATTCCGGGCCAGAAAAGCGTTTGGAGATGGCATCTCTGTTGTTTTGTTGGCCACAGTGTGCACCTGTGGGGCTTGCATGAAAGTCTATGAAGACTTTGCCCGCTTCCTCAGAACCACAGACCACTTTTATTTTCTGGGATTTACCTTTCAAGAATAAATCTGCTCCTGTTAAATCAACACAGATTCATTATGTTATTGTACTGTTAAAAAATGGTTCCATTGCTAATACATAAAAAGTACAATAGAACTGCAGTTGAACTTTGTATTTATATT
This genomic window contains:
- the chchd1 gene encoding small ribosomal subunit protein mS37, which encodes MAAQRGVLFQEKVSRMLSKQHGRPVLKPNKPLVLKDEVANRRVKRGGASCVTEISVLMACWKQNSFVESVCSAETKAFYSCVDEAQAAKKNTSELSGVQGERLPPKQATLLLKRFPNLRTEI